Genomic window (Juglans microcarpa x Juglans regia isolate MS1-56 chromosome 2S, Jm3101_v1.0, whole genome shotgun sequence):
CTTCAAACACAACTCCCATGCCCATGTAGAAGTGAGACTCTATATGGCAATGGAAAGCCCAAACACCAGGGTTATCCGCCTTGAACCTCAACGCTGTCCAACCATATGGATGAAGAGGCACTGTGTTCTTCATTATTGGGTTCGCCAAATTATACTGTCTCGGGTCCTTGTAGATGTCGAACTTGCCTTTTCCATGGCCTAGCACCCAAAAATCGTGCCCGTGGAGATGCCATGGATGAGTCTCACTATCGTTATCATTCATCGTGTTTGCATTTTGCAGTATAATATCTACTGTGGCATTGAACTGTAATCGGTAGATGGCATTGCTAGAAGTTGCGTTTGAGTTGTTCTGCTTGCTGTAAATGTCGTAGTTCTTAAAGTCGTACCCTGTAGGAGGACGAGTCTGCTCGAACACATGGTGCAAGTTCAGCTTAAGTGCAACAAGGTAAGGGGTGTGGGGGAGGTTGAAAGAGACATTATTTACAGACCAACGACGATAACCATCTATGGTGTTTTGCGTGTTGAGAAACACCATGACTCTATCTGATGTTGGGGAGGGCTGTGGATGTAACTATGGTGAGACTTGATGGCTTGACTTTGAGCCAACCGGGGATCGGTATCATTCCAAATAGGGCCAGTTGGCGGAACCGTCGGAGGGGATCGCCGTGGATGGTTCGGGTAGTAGTTGAGAATGGCTAAGCCGGCGGAGGTCTTAGGAAGGCGGCTAACCACATTTGTTGTCATCCAATAATTTCTTGAAGGTGCTTGATCGGCTTTTATAAGGACAGAGTATGTCTCTCCAGAGTATATGTAAAGGTTTTTCACTACAAATGGCTCTACATAGTGTCCATCTGCCTCAACCACGGTCATAGTATGGCCCtgcttgaaaggaaaaaaggcaCATTAATTTAGGCACAATTTAGataatgaaagtgtttcatctcatcttatcttatgattattataaatttttcaaattttcacacaaaatataataaacaattcaattttttcaaatctcaaaacaataataatattaaaaaataatattctaacaatattttattcaattttcaactttcatctaaaatcatcttatcttatctcactatctaaattgTACCttaatgatgttttatttttacatgcatAATTTccctctatttaaaatataattatataaaaaaaaatgtctaggAAAGGGATcgatttatatatcaatattactCTAAATATTTCGTTACTATCCACGTCCCTACTTGACGTTAGCCTTATCTGTTGTTGGCTCGTCTTTATCTTCAATAGTTTGTCTTTATGATTCTGAAACCTTTTAAATATTATCCTTAATTTTGTGGTCAAACAAAAAAGatgtaataattatttttttttttaatttgtttgaagtTGATGATGCTCATGGAAGTTACCTCTATTTCAAAACTAAGAGCGGATAGAGCAGTTAAGCTAGCGATCCTTAGTCGATATGTTTTCCCCGGGATTACTGTTATTAAATAAGGAGAGCATTCTGGGTTTGATTCATTACAAACCCAGGATGGACTACTGGCAACAGTACTGGAGCAGTtgaattttccttttccttgaATCAGAAGTGACTGCAAATTGATAAAAAGCAAAAGCCAATAGACAAAGCAAGAACAATTACATGACAGTAATGCTAACTCGATCtataatttgttaaatatatatgtgtatatatatatatatagcagaaaTATATATACCTGAGGCTCCCCAACCCAGACAAAATTAGTGGAAGACAATCCAGTGGCTTGTTCGTAAGTGCTGTTGTGGTACCAATCATTCAGAATTATGCTTCGATCATAATCATATGCAAAGGGTTCTGAGTCTCCATCAGGAACTGATACACGGATTAATCCGTATAATCCTGCTGTTCTTTGCATTCCATAGTGCGCGTGGTACAGATAAGTCCCAGGCTGCATGCAGATGAGCAAAACTTAGGTTATGAACAGGAAACTGAAACCATGCTTACTGCTTTTGTTTCCTTCTCTTTTGACAAGAAACTGAGTCTttaaaagaacaaacaaaatgGAAATATTAGAGCCAATTGCAAGGGCTTTTTGGCCACTGAACTTACCCTATCGACCTTAAACTGGTATTTGAAAGTCTCCCCAGGCAATATGGGGCACTGAGTCACCCCCTCTGTTCCATCA
Coding sequences:
- the LOC121251387 gene encoding LOW QUALITY PROTEIN: L-ascorbate oxidase-like (The sequence of the model RefSeq protein was modified relative to this genomic sequence to represent the inferred CDS: inserted 1 base in 1 codon), which translates into the protein MAAGILQCRRFMLKFLGLYFFTYLQYYSQIAEARIRHYKWDVKYEYKSPDCYKKLVITINGRTPGPTIVAQQDDTIIVEVKNSLITENLAIHWHGIRQRETPWSDGTEGVTQCPILPGETFKYQFKVDRPGTYLYHAHYGMQRTAGLYGLIRVSVPDGDSEPFAYDYDRSIILNDWYHNSTYEQATGLSSTNFVWVGEPQSLLIQGKGKFNCSSTVASSPSWVCNESNPECSPYLITVIPGKTYRLRIASLTALSALSFEIEGHTMTVVEADGHYVEPFVVKNLYIYSGETYSVLIKADQAPSRNYWMTTNVVSRLPKTSAGLAILNYYPNHPRRSPPTVPPTGPIWNDTDPRLAQSQAIKSHHSYIHSPPQXSDRVMVFLNTQNTIDGYRRWSVNNVSFNLPHTPYLVALKLNLHHVFEQTRPPTGYDFKNYDIYSKQNNSNATSSNAIYRLQFNATVDIILQNANTMNDNDSETHPWHLHGHDFWVLGHGKGKFDIYKDPRQYNLANPIMKNTVPLHPYGWTALRFKADNPGVWAFHCHIESHFYMGMGVVFEEGIERVGNLPSSIMGCGDTRGLGRP